In Ralstonia pseudosolanacearum, the DNA window GCGCATGAGGACGCGGCGCGTGCCGGCCGTTCACATCTGCCCGGTTGACGCCATGAACCGGTTTCGCCTCCGGCGCAATGGCTTCGCCGCCCCTGGCGATGCGGCGCCCCGGCCCCGGCATCATCGCCAATCCTCAAATCAATCATCAATCTCACATGCCGAAGATCTCGTCCTCTGCTTCATCGTCTTCCCGATTCACCGTGGCCGAGGAAGACACCTCGCCACGCCCCACCAACGTCGATCGCACGCGGACCATCAGCGACATCAACGCGCATGGTCCCAAGAAGAATGAGACATTGCGCGCAGCGCTGCCCCCCCGCCCGTCGGCGCCAGTCGATCCCGTCGTACAACAGGCAGCTGAAACGCTGTTCGCAATGAGCCACGGCACCAAGGGCTGATCCGTCTCCTGCGATACGTGCCCGTTCCAATGTGCGACGGGGCTGCCGGAAAGCCTGGCTGACAGCCCACGGGTACGCATGCCGAGCCCTCTGCCCGAAAGACGATTCGAGCCTGGACCTTCCGGCTCGCCTCAGAAGGAACGCGGCATCCCCGGCACAGCCCACCTACGACAGGATCAGACTCGTCGAAATGGGCATCACCAGATACCACCGCGTCTCTCGCGGAATTTCCGCTCCTCATCGTCTTTAGCTACGAAGCCGAAGCCACCGTGGTACGGCAGGCATGCATTGGCGGCCCCCACGAAGCGTCCGCCGCGAGCAGCTTGGCCATGTTGGCCTCCGCCCCGCACGGCTTGTGCGCGCCCGGCGATGCAGCCATGCCGCACGCACCGCCCGCGCGCCTGTCCCGGCTGGGTCTTCCGTGAACCGGGCGTCCCGTGGCGTGCGCACCGGATTGCCGGCCCCCTCGGCGTAACACCGGCGCACCGGTGCCCGATCGAACGCCGATGCGCCCCCGGCTATCCGCCGCGCGCGGCGGTGATTTCCTGTTGCGTCAGCCGCATCAACCGTTCGTGCCGGTCTTGCGTGTCGATACCATCGGAGAAGAACGCCGGATCGTCGGGATATTCCTGCTCCAGATAGGTCAGCCAATCGGGATCGCGCAGCAGGTGCGCGTATGCCTTGGCCTCGGTTCTCAGCGGCCGCTTTTCCACGACGAGCCTGCGCGTCAGGTCTTCCGACAGCAGCACGGTGGCGTTTTGCTGCAAGTGCCGGAACGCGTGGCCCGTCCCGATGCCCGGCATCGCGCGCGCCCTGGCCAGCGCTTCGGTGCGGGAGCCGAAGGACACCGTGTTCACCTCCGGCGGCACCGCCATCGCTTCTCCGTCCGGCCGCTTTTCCACGACAGCCTGCAGCGCGGACGCCCACAGCAGCGTATTGGCAGTGAATTCGACCGGATGCTGCCGCTCCAGAAACTGGCGCCACGCCGGGCTCCTGCACAGGTTCCGCTGCAGTTTCGCCTCGCTATCGCAATGCTTTTTAATGTAGGCCCTTGCCTGAGCCGCGATCCCCTTATCAACACTGGCCATGCTGCGGAACGCCATTGCCGGGGTCCGGATCGGCAGGATGCTGGACAGGCGCACCCTCAACGCAAGGACGTTCTCCAGAGACTCACCGAACAACGGAAACCGCTCGGACACGAAATCGTCGACCAATGACCAGGGCACACAACGCTTGTGGTACTTCAGCACCTGCTCCAGGCTGGCATCGCCATGGTAGGTCGGGTCCTTGGCCGCCAGCCGCAGGTTGCCAAAAATGACATCGACGTTGTCATGGCAGTTGGCATCGGCGCCGCCCGCGACGTCGAAGCAGAATGCACGATAGGCATCGTTGTGCGCGGCGAGCTTCAGGATGCCGCCCAACTCCCGCACCGAGTCGGCACGATGCCACTTCCGCTTATCGAACGACGCGCACCCGTCCAGCCGGCCAAGCAGGGACATGAACGGTTCGCTGCCCTCCTGGTCCCGCAAAGCCCGCAGGGCTTCGAGCGTCTCCGGCTGCAGCTTGCACGCCTTCGCCCAGACCTCCAAGGATTCGCGCGGCGATGACGGTCCTTGTGCGCGGAGGTTCATGTACCCCGGCGCCCGGAACTGGCGTAGCAAAGACCTTCCGCCCTCGTGGCCGTGCGCCGTCTCCCCGGCCCCCCGATGGCGCGAGAAGCCGACCAGCCCCGACAGCACCGCCGCGGGGCTTCTGCGCGCCGGGCGCTCGCCGGGAGACGGCGACGACATCACGAAAGGCTGACTATCGGAGGTGGACGGATCGTGGCTGGACTGGGCAAGGTCGATGCCCCGGACGCGGAAAACCATATCGAGCAGCGTGGATGGGAAAGCGCTGTTTTATAGCCCACCCGCGCGCCGCCTACCGGTGCGTACTCGAAACCAGCGAGGCGAATGCGAAGCCGGGGCGCTCGCTGGACGTCAGCGACGGCTACCGCCCCTCCCGATGCGCCATCGCACCCAGCAGTTGCTGGACAACCGGCCGCGTCCGCCCGCGGGCACGGGCCGGCTCGAACACCCACATCTCGTACAAGGGCAGCGCCTCGCGCAGGCGCAGCGGCGTGATGCGCTTGCGCACCTCCCCGATCAGCGCCGGATGCGGGACCACCGCAAGCAGGTCCGCGCCCGCCATCAGGTTCAGCAGGCTGGCGTAGTCCGGGCAACTCACGGCCACCCGTGGCGGCGGCATATCGCGGACCGCGTAGGCCTCCGTCAGCACGTCCACCGGCCCGCGCACACTCGGCCCGACCACGGCCCATGCTGCGCCCCGCAGCTCGGCAAGCGTCCGCGCTCCGGCACAGGGATGTGTCCGCCGGGCGTAGACCAGGGGCGCGATCCGATAGAGGCTTTGCCCGACCACCCCGCTCGGCAGCGGCCCGCGCGGCTTCGGCGCGATGACGATGTCGAAGCTGCGCATCTGCAGGCCGGCAAGCAGGCTGCCCTCGTCGGCGCTGGTCAATTGCAGAAACCGGCGCGGATGCCCCGCGCACCAGCCGTCGTACAGGAGCGGCCCGCAGGTGAGCGCGGCCGAGGGCGTCACGCCCACCTGCAGTACCTCCCGATCGCGCCGAGGCGGGCCCGACGCGGCGAGGGCATCGACGTGCTCCGCCAGCGAAGCGGCCTCCGCGGCGACGCGCATGGCCAGGCCGGTCGGGACCGCTCGCCGCCCCGAGCGCACCAGCAACGGCGAGGCGAACTGCCGCTGCAACTGCCGCATCCCGTGGCTGATCGCCGGCTGCGACACCCCGGCCGCCCGCGCCGCCGCGGCAAAGGAGCCGTGCTCGATGACCAGCCGCAGGTAGTACAGATAGCGCAGATACATAAACGGCTCTTATGAGTGGATCCCCATTGTCGCTTGTCACCACCGCCGGCGTCCGGAAAGATGCACCGCGAACCGTCCAACCCGTCCAGTGAGGTTTCCATGACACAGCTGCACATCGACACAGTGCGCGCCTATCTGCACCACCTGCACGCCGGCGACACGGCGGGCCTGATCTCCACGTTCGAAGACGATGGCATCGTCCACTCGCCGTTCCTCGGCACCATGGCTGCTCGCGATTTTTTCGGCAAACTCGCCCAGGCTTCCAGCGGCAGCGTCATCACGCCGATCGACCTGTTCGCGTCGGTTCAGCCGGCAACGGATGTCGTTCGCGTGGCCGCGTACTTCCGCTATGACTGGACGCTGAACGATGAGCGGCAGGTGGACTTCACCTGTGTCGATATCTTCAGCTTCCGGCACGACAGCGCGCGCATCCGCACGATGCACATCGTCTACGACACCCACCCCTTGCGCGAGCGCGTCGGCGACAAGTACGCCCCTGACCCGGCTTCGTGATCCCCGAAACCGGGCCGCAGACCCGCGCCAGGATTCCCCGCGCCACGCACGTAAGCGCCCGCTTCGGGGCGCGCGGCAGTCACGCCTGTGCTTCGCGGGCGTAATCGGTCCCGCAGCGACCAGCCCGCTACCCCGCGGCCGGCGGATCGCAAGCACCCGGGCCGGAAA includes these proteins:
- a CDS encoding LysR family transcriptional regulator, which produces MYLRYLYYLRLVIEHGSFAAAARAAGVSQPAISHGMRQLQRQFASPLLVRSGRRAVPTGLAMRVAAEAASLAEHVDALAASGPPRRDREVLQVGVTPSAALTCGPLLYDGWCAGHPRRFLQLTSADEGSLLAGLQMRSFDIVIAPKPRGPLPSGVVGQSLYRIAPLVYARRTHPCAGARTLAELRGAAWAVVGPSVRGPVDVLTEAYAVRDMPPPRVAVSCPDYASLLNLMAGADLLAVVPHPALIGEVRKRITPLRLREALPLYEMWVFEPARARGRTRPVVQQLLGAMAHREGR
- a CDS encoding nuclear transport factor 2 family protein, with translation MTQLHIDTVRAYLHHLHAGDTAGLISTFEDDGIVHSPFLGTMAARDFFGKLAQASSGSVITPIDLFASVQPATDVVRVAAYFRYDWTLNDERQVDFTCVDIFSFRHDSARIRTMHIVYDTHPLRERVGDKYAPDPAS
- a CDS encoding NEL domain-containing protein codes for the protein MVFRVRGIDLAQSSHDPSTSDSQPFVMSSPSPGERPARRSPAAVLSGLVGFSRHRGAGETAHGHEGGRSLLRQFRAPGYMNLRAQGPSSPRESLEVWAKACKLQPETLEALRALRDQEGSEPFMSLLGRLDGCASFDKRKWHRADSVRELGGILKLAAHNDAYRAFCFDVAGGADANCHDNVDVIFGNLRLAAKDPTYHGDASLEQVLKYHKRCVPWSLVDDFVSERFPLFGESLENVLALRVRLSSILPIRTPAMAFRSMASVDKGIAAQARAYIKKHCDSEAKLQRNLCRSPAWRQFLERQHPVEFTANTLLWASALQAVVEKRPDGEAMAVPPEVNTVSFGSRTEALARARAMPGIGTGHAFRHLQQNATVLLSEDLTRRLVVEKRPLRTEAKAYAHLLRDPDWLTYLEQEYPDDPAFFSDGIDTQDRHERLMRLTQQEITAARGG